TGCAGATGGGCGGCAGGCATGCAATCGAGCGCCAGCTCCAGCAGCTCTTGGCTCAACGTGCCCCAGAACACAAACGGCGACTGCACCCCTTGCTTTTCGGCAAAACGCCGGCGAATCGTGGCCCGATAGCGACCGTCCTCCAGCTCGGCAAGACAGGCATCAAACAGCGGCTGGCGGCGCGGCACAAAGTCCGGTGCCCCCAGATCGGCCGGCCCACTCTGGAAGGGATGAAAAAACGCCCCCGGTAGCGGCGCAAAGATGGCGGGCCAGCACAGCAGACCGAATAGCGAGTTGACCAACGCGTTCTCCACATAGAACACGGGCGCTTCGGCACTATGCCAATAGGCTTGCAGAGCGTACTCCACCGACATGGGCTGGGCGGGTCGCTCCAGCTGCACATCGCCGCGCAGGGCCGCCACGGCCGGGGCCAGAGCTCGCTGGCGCCCCATGGCGCCGAGTCCCATGCTGCGGCTCAGACGCGGCAGCATGCGCGCCACGCGCTGACGCTCCTCCTCACTTTCAGGCGCGGCTTGCGCCTGGCTGGCAAGAGCCAGCGCCTGATCAAAGCACTGCATGCGCTCCAGCACGCGAATATGACGGTGGCGTGCACCCGCATAGCGGCTGGCCGTGTAGGCCTGAGCCGCCAGCGGCCAGTCCTGCAGCCTCTCGCACACCTGGCCAAGCTTGAGCAAAACCTTGGCCCGGCGCATGTCCAGCCATGGGTTTTCGCTATTATTTTCAATAAGCGCAGGCAGCAGTTGCGCGGGCTCCACGCCTTCGTCGAGAGCCTGACGCCGGGCCGATATCTCCAGATAGAAGTCCAGATCTTCGCGGCGCTGAAATGCACGCGAGTCGGCATCCAGCGCCACCGGCTCGTAGCGGAAGATACCGAGGTCGGCCAGCACGAATTCCGACCAGTCCTGGTGGAGATTGCCAAAGAACATCAGCCGCAGACGCTCTCCCAACTCGCCCACCATGACGCGCCAGACAGGCTCCACGGCCTCGGGATGCCAGACGGCATAAGGCCGGGGCTCGGGTTGCCTCTCGGCCAGCCGCTGCAGCATCTCGGCCTTGCGCATGGAAGAGCACAGCTCAAAGCCAGTCAAGATCTGCAGCAGCTCGGGTTTGGTGTGCAGGCCGAATAGTTCGACCGCCTCCATGGGCTCGGTAGCACTGAGCCAGCCACGCTCCAGCAAGGGCGCTGCGGCATCGACCGTCACCGGAATCTCCTCGTAAGCCAGCTTGCTGGCGCGAAACCAGGGCCCGCGCCGCATCAGCATGCGTACCAGCAGCGCCCTGGCGTTCTGCGGCAAGCGCGCAAAGCCGGCGATGAAATCGGCCTCCTGCTCGCTAAGCAGATCGCCATAGCGCTGCGCCAACCAGTCCAGCGCCCGCTGGAAGTTATGCAGATAGTAGAAGCGGTGCGGCGGAAGAATGGCGGCTTGGGATGCGGTCACGATGCCCCTCACAAAATGCTCGGCGAAAAGACGGGTGGGTGCCGACCATACGACCTGTATTTTCATACAGCTCATAAATCCCTGCAGATTCATCCGACCAATGATTGCTGATCAGCGGACGAAACGCTTGCAGCTTGAATGCCCGATGACAGTGGCACACAATCAAAGCTTCATTCAACAAGGAGCTGGCAATGCTGGACTGGAACGAATACCGCAAGGAATTGGCAGGCAGGCTGGGAGAGTTTTCCGAGTTGAGTCCAGGCACCATGGAGGGCTACAAGGCCTTGTCCGGCGCGGGCAAGAAGACCGGTCATCTCGATGCCAAAACACGCGAGCTGATTGCCATTGCCGTGGGGGTGACCACGCGCTGCGACGGCTGTATCGCCGTGCATACCAAGGCCGCCAAGGCGGCCGGTGCCAGCCGGGAAGAAATTGCAGAAGCCCTGGGTGTAGCCGTGGCCCTGAATGCGGGCGCCGCCATGGTCTACTCGGCCCGCGCTCTGGACGCTTTGGACGAGTAATCTTCTAAAAGATACCAGCCAGCGCTTGGCAGGCTTGCCATCCCTGCCCTTCAAAGTACAACCTGCGTGCCCAGCTCGACCACCTGGTTGGCTGGCAGCTTGTAATAAGTCGCCGCGCTGGCCGACTGGCGGGACATCCAGCCAAACAGTGCACAACGCCAGGCAGAGAGACCGCCGGGCCCATCCACAACCTGCACCCTGGCAACAAAAAAGCTGGTCGACATGGGGTCCAGATTTGGTATTTCACCATCGGCATCCGGTGTCAGCCGCTGGAGCGCCGCCGGAATATCAGGCTGCTCGCGAAAGCCGAAATGCATGTCCAGTGCCCAGACCCCATTGCACATAGGCTTCAGTTGCAGGCGCTCGCCATCATGCACATAGGGTATGTTCTCGTTGATCACGTGGAGAAACACCGTTTGCTCGTGCATGACCTTGAAATGCTTGAGATTGTGGAACAGCGCGTTCGGCACCAGCTTGGGATCGGAAGTCAGATAGACCGCAGTGCCGGAGACCACCGGCACGCCGCTCATGGGCGAGCTCATCAGATCGCTCATGGGAATATCGAGGCGACGGCGATGTTCGGCCACCAGTTGGGTGCCGTCGCGCCAGGTCGTCAGCGCGATGAAGATGATGGCGCCTAGCGTCAGCGGCAGCCAGCCGCCCTGCTCCAGCTTGGTCAGGTTGGATGCAAAAAAACCTATCTCCAGCACCGCAAAACAGGCCAACGCTGCTAATGTGACGACTCTTGCGCGGCTGCGCCCCAGATAGACCACAAAGCCCACCAGCATGGTGGTGATCAGCATGGTGCCCGACACGGCAATGCCATAGGCCGCAGCCAATGCCCCCGAGGACTTGAAGGCCAGCACCAGCGCGATCACGGCCAGCAGCATCAACCAGTTCACGCTGGGAATATAGATCTGCCCCTGCTCCTGATCGGAGGTGTGCAATACACGCACACGCGGCAAATACCCCAGACGACTGGCCTGCAACGTCATGGAATAAGCCCCCGAGATGGTTGCCTGCGAGGCAATCACCGTGGCAGCCGTTGCCAGCACGACAAAAATAAGCAACCAGGAAGGCGAAGCCAGTAAAAAGAAGGGATTGCTGGCCGCAGTCGCATCGCGCAACAGCAACGCGCCCTGGCCGAAGTAATTGAGCATCAGAGCCGGGAACACCAGCCCATACCAGCCCAGACGCACGGCCCGGCTGCCGAAGTGGCCCATATCGGCATAAAGGGCCTCGGCACCTGTCATGGCCAGAAACACGGCCGACAGCAGGAAGAAGGCCTTGTCTGTGTGTTGCACGGCGAAGCGAAGTGCATGCAGCGGGTTGACGGCCTGCAGCACCATGGGCGTCTGCACAATGCTGGCCACGCCGGCCCAGGCGATGCAGAGGAACCAGACAATGGTGACCGGGCCGAACAGTCTCCCCACCACGCTGGTGCCCTTCATCTGAATGGAAAACAGTCCGATCAGAATGCCTATCGTGATAGGTACGATGAAATGCTCGAACTCCGGCGTGGCAATGCTCATGCCCTCCACGGCAGAGAGCACGGAAATCGCCGGCGTGATGATGGCATCGCCATAGAACAGTGCAGCCGCAAACACGCCGGCCCCGACCACAAAGCGCGAGCGGCGAGACTGATCGCCCATCACGCGGTGGGCCAGCGCCGTCAGCGCCAACACACCGCCCTCTCCATCGTTATCGTGGCTGAGCACCACCCACACATATTTGATGGCGACGATGACGATCACGGCCCACAGCAGGGCCGAGAGCGCGGCCAGCACATTCTCGGGGCCCACCGTCAGCCCATGTGTGCCGGTAAAAGCCTCCTTGAACGCATAGAGCGGGCTGGTGCCGATATCGCCGAACACCACGCCCAAAGCCGCCAATGTCAGTGCCGACTGGCTGCTGCCCTGCCCCGTATTCCCAGCCCCCTGAAGCCCGTTTTTGCTTTGTGACATAGCCATGATTTTGCAGTGATAAAGGCCACCGCAGCCGGGCTGCGGCAGCTCAGTATGGCACGCTGAGGGAAATTGGAAAGCCTGGATGACGCCGGAACGAGCTGTCTTTCTTTATGTAA
This window of the Comamonas testosteroni genome carries:
- a CDS encoding VRR-NUC domain-containing protein → MLPPHRFYYLHNFQRALDWLAQRYGDLLSEQEADFIAGFARLPQNARALLVRMLMRRGPWFRASKLAYEEIPVTVDAAAPLLERGWLSATEPMEAVELFGLHTKPELLQILTGFELCSSMRKAEMLQRLAERQPEPRPYAVWHPEAVEPVWRVMVGELGERLRLMFFGNLHQDWSEFVLADLGIFRYEPVALDADSRAFQRREDLDFYLEISARRQALDEGVEPAQLLPALIENNSENPWLDMRRAKVLLKLGQVCERLQDWPLAAQAYTASRYAGARHRHIRVLERMQCFDQALALASQAQAAPESEEERQRVARMLPRLSRSMGLGAMGRQRALAPAVAALRGDVQLERPAQPMSVEYALQAYWHSAEAPVFYVENALVNSLFGLLCWPAIFAPLPGAFFHPFQSGPADLGAPDFVPRRQPLFDACLAELEDGRYRATIRRRFAEKQGVQSPFVFWGTLSQELLELALDCMPAAHLQILFTRLLLDVKANRTGFPDLVRFWPQRSGADSRYELVEVKAPGDKLQDNQIRWLAYCTEQGIPVRVCHVQWRDEGSTP
- a CDS encoding carboxymuconolactone decarboxylase family protein, with amino-acid sequence MLDWNEYRKELAGRLGEFSELSPGTMEGYKALSGAGKKTGHLDAKTRELIAIAVGVTTRCDGCIAVHTKAAKAAGASREEIAEALGVAVALNAGAAMVYSARALDALDE
- a CDS encoding potassium transporter Kup, whose amino-acid sequence is MSQSKNGLQGAGNTGQGSSQSALTLAALGVVFGDIGTSPLYAFKEAFTGTHGLTVGPENVLAALSALLWAVIVIVAIKYVWVVLSHDNDGEGGVLALTALAHRVMGDQSRRSRFVVGAGVFAAALFYGDAIITPAISVLSAVEGMSIATPEFEHFIVPITIGILIGLFSIQMKGTSVVGRLFGPVTIVWFLCIAWAGVASIVQTPMVLQAVNPLHALRFAVQHTDKAFFLLSAVFLAMTGAEALYADMGHFGSRAVRLGWYGLVFPALMLNYFGQGALLLRDATAASNPFFLLASPSWLLIFVVLATAATVIASQATISGAYSMTLQASRLGYLPRVRVLHTSDQEQGQIYIPSVNWLMLLAVIALVLAFKSSGALAAAYGIAVSGTMLITTMLVGFVVYLGRSRARVVTLAALACFAVLEIGFFASNLTKLEQGGWLPLTLGAIIFIALTTWRDGTQLVAEHRRRLDIPMSDLMSSPMSGVPVVSGTAVYLTSDPKLVPNALFHNLKHFKVMHEQTVFLHVINENIPYVHDGERLQLKPMCNGVWALDMHFGFREQPDIPAALQRLTPDADGEIPNLDPMSTSFFVARVQVVDGPGGLSAWRCALFGWMSRQSASAATYYKLPANQVVELGTQVVL